From Anaerobaca lacustris, the proteins below share one genomic window:
- a CDS encoding GIY-YIG nuclease family protein, with product MRAGRAYYVYIASNQSRTLYVGVTNSIRRRIAQHKAGEVEGFTRRYHIGTLVHFEVFGDVHAAILREKQIKRWRREKKIALILRENPEWRDLSDGWY from the coding sequence ATGCGGGCAGGAAGGGCGTATTACGTCTATATTGCGTCGAACCAGTCGCGGACGCTGTATGTGGGCGTGACCAACAGCATCCGCCGGCGGATCGCCCAGCACAAGGCGGGCGAGGTCGAGGGCTTCACCCGGCGGTACCACATCGGGACGCTGGTCCACTTCGAAGTCTTCGGTGATGTGCACGCCGCGATCTTGCGGGAGAAGCAGATCAAACGCTGGCGCCGCGAGAAGAAGATCGCCCTGATCCTGCGCGAGAATCCCGAGTGGCGGGATCTGAGCGACGGATGGTATTGA